A region of Lycium barbarum isolate Lr01 chromosome 3, ASM1917538v2, whole genome shotgun sequence DNA encodes the following proteins:
- the LOC132631740 gene encoding 21 kDa protein-like, with amino-acid sequence MEGSCHNRCHFRIVFLILVAFTTSSFMESVSAARPTAGNTHTEFIRTSCKSTTYPNLCFSSLSGHASAIGASPQIMAHESLTVSLVTALSTSAMMVKVAHGQGMTRREVGAMRDCVEELSDAVAELRKSLGEMKELRGEDFDLKMNDIQTWVSAALTDEDTCTEGFGGKVMNGKVKTVVREKILEVAHMTSNALALINSFAALHG; translated from the coding sequence ATGGAAGGTTCTTGTCATAACCGTTGCCATTTCCGtattgtttttcttattttagtAGCCTTCACTACTTCTTCATTCATGGAGTCAGTTTCGGCGGCAAGGCCAACCGCCGGAAATACACATACAGAGTTTATAAGAACATCTTGTAAGTCAACAACTTATCCAAACCTCTGTTTCAGCTCATTATCAGGACATGCAAGTGCCATTGGAGCTTCGCCTCAAATTATGGCCCATGAATCCCTCACCGTCAGCCTCGTAACAGCCCTATCGACATCTGCCATGATGGTGAAGGTGGCACACGGCCAAGGCATGACGCGGAGAGAGGTCGGCGCCATGCGCGACTGTGTGGAGGAACTAAGTGACGCAGTCGCGGAACTGAGAAAATCCTTGGGGGAAATGAAGGAGCTGAGGGGCGAAGATTTTGACCTTAAAATGAATGATATTCAAACTTGGGTGAGTGCTGCCTTGACGGATGAGGATACATGCACTGAGGGGTTTGGTGGAAAAGTTATGAACGGGAAAGTTAAGACTGTTGTAAGGGAAAAGATTCTGGAAGTTGCACATATGACAAGCAATGCCTTAGCTCTGATCAACAGCTTTGCCGCTCTCCACGGCTAA